TGTGCAACTTCCAGCCTTTTTGACAGAGCTAGTTTCTGGTGTTCAGGCTAAAAAGGAAGAACTAGACAAGCAAATCACACAGCATTTAAAAGCAGGTTGGACCATCGAGCGTTTAACACTCGTGGAGAGAAACCTCCTTCGCTTGGGAGTCTTTGAAATCACTTCATTTGACACCCCTCAGTTGGTTGCTGTCAATGAAGCTATTGAGCTTGCAAAGGACTTCTCAGATCAAAAATCTGCCCGTTTTATCAACGGACTGCTCAGCCAGTTTGTAACAGAAGAACAGTAAATAGAAAAAGTGTTTGACAATTATCAAACACTTTTTTCTTTGTCTCCTACTATCTAAAAAAATGATAATAGATATAATTATAAACAAAAATCCAGATGGGTTTTGCATAAATGAGAAAGTTGAAAAAACTATGGCACAGGATGGTAATTTTTAAGTTCTTTGTCCATCGGTAGACAAGGGCATAGAAGAGACCGCCTAAACTATAAATAATCAAACTGATAGGATCTCGGTGAGTTAGGATCAAATGACTAAGTCCAAAGATAAGAGCAGATAGGATAACATCCAGATAGTACTTGGACTGGGGAAAGAAGGTATTCATAAAGTACCCTCTATGAATCAGTTCCTCTAATATA
This genomic stretch from Streptococcus sp. 1643 harbors:
- the nusB gene encoding transcription antitermination factor NusB, which codes for MTSPLLESRRQLRKCAFQALMSLEFGTDVETACRFAYTHDREDTDVQLPAFLTELVSGVQAKKEELDKQITQHLKAGWTIERLTLVERNLLRLGVFEITSFDTPQLVAVNEAIELAKDFSDQKSARFINGLLSQFVTEEQ